One window from the genome of Eleginops maclovinus isolate JMC-PN-2008 ecotype Puerto Natales chromosome 15, JC_Emac_rtc_rv5, whole genome shotgun sequence encodes:
- the arf6a gene encoding ADP-ribosylation factor 6a has product MGKMLSKIFGNKEMRILMLGLDAAGKTTILYKLKLGQSVTTIPTVGFNVETVTYKNVKFNVWDVGGQDKIRPLWRHYYTGTQGLIFVVDCADRDRIDEAKQELHRIINDREMRDAIILIFANKQDLPDAMKPHEIQEKLGLTRIRDRNWYVQPSCATTGDGLYEGLTWLTSNYKS; this is encoded by the coding sequence ATGGGcaaaatgctgtcaaagatCTTTGGCAACAAGGAGATGAGAATATTGATGCTTGGACTTGATGCCGCTGGTAAAACTACCATCCTGTACAAGCTGAAGCTTGGACAGTCGGTCACCACCATCCCCACCGTTGGCTTCAACGTGGAGACGGTCACATATAAGAATGTGAAGTTCAATGTCTGGGATGTGGGGGGACAGGACAAGATCAGACCACTGTGGAGACATTACTACACAGGCACCCAGGGCCTCATTTTCGTGGTGGACTGCGCTGACAGGGACAGGATCGATGAGGCGAAGCAGGAGCTCCACCGAATCATCAACGACCGTGAGATGAGGGACGCCATCATCCTGATCTTCGCCAACAAACAGGACCTTCCAGATGCCATGAAACCCCACGAGATCCAGGAGAAGCTGGGCCTGACCCGGATCAGAGATAGGAATTGGTACGTTCAGCCCTCATGTGCGACAACAGGGGATGGACTATACGAGGGCCTGACCTGGCTTACCTCAAATTACAAATCTTAG
- the LOC134876908 gene encoding E3 ubiquitin-protein ligase pellino homolog 2 isoform X1, with product MNSPKKDGDDDVPVKDPVKYGELVILGYNGSLPTGDRGRRKSRFALYRRAKANGVKPSAVHILNTPQDTKAVHSRGQHSISFTLSRNQTVVVEYCHDNSTDMFQIGRSTESPIDFVVTDTSGGGKEGEDPSIAPSTISRFACRVVCERNPPYTARIYAAGFDSSKNIFLGEKATKWKNPDGHMDGLTTNGVLVMHPEGFPEDPKQGLWREISVCGDVYALRETRSGPSRGKLAEGESSALRDGSLVDLCGATLLWRTGEGLMRAPTLRHLEALRQELNASRPQCPVGLSTLAFPSLPRSHRWEPNLEERQPWVYLTCGHVHGRHDWGQRSEGVEMPGEGEVSTTRRECPLCRTVGPYVPLWLGCEPAVYVDAGAPTHAFVPCGHVCSERTARYWAETPLPHGTHAFRPVCPFCSSALSTPGWTRLIFQGPID from the exons ATGAATTCACCGAAAAAAGACGGAGATGATGATGTGCCCGTTAAAGACCCGGTAAAATACGGCGAATTGGTCATTTTGGG GTACAATGGCTCTCTACCGACCGGAGACCGCGGGCGCAGAAAGAGCCGCTTTGCTCTGTACCGAAGGGCCAAGGCCAACGGTGTCAAACCCAGCGCTGTGCACATCCTCAACACCCCACAGGACACTAAG GCTGTCCACAGCAGGGGGCAGCACAGTATCTCTTTCACGCTGTCCCGTAACCAGACAGTGGTGGTGGAGTACTGCCATGACAACAGCACAGACATGTTCCAG ATTGGACGCTCCACAGAAAGTCCCATTGACTTTGTGGTGAcagacacctcaggaggggggaaggagggggaggacCCCTCCATCGCTCCCAGCACCATCTCACGCTTTGCCTGTAGAGTAGTGTGTGAACGCAACCCACCTTACACCGCACGAATCTACGCCGCCGGCTTTGACTCCTCCAAAAATATCTTCTTAGGG GAGAAAGCAACCAAATGGAAAAACCCTGATGGGCATATGGACGGCCTGACTACCAATGGGGTGCTGGTGATGCACCCAGAGGGGTTTCCAGAGGACCCTAAGCAGGGCCTGTGGAGGGAGATCTCCGTGTGCGGGGATGTCTACGCCCTGCGGGAGACACGCTCTGGACCCAGCCGGGGAAAACTA GCGGAGGGCGAGAGCAGTGCGTTACGTGACGGCTCTCTGGTGGACCTGTGTGGTGCCACCCTGCTGTGGCGTACCGGTGAGGGGCTCATGCGGGCCCCCACCCTCCGTCACCTGGAAGCCCTTCGCCAGGAGCTCAATGCGTCCCGGCCCCAGTGTCCTGTAGGCCTCAGCACACTGGCCTTCCCCAGCCTGCCACGCAGCCACAGGTGGGAGCCaaa CCTTGAAGAGCGTCAGCCCTGGGTCTACCTCACCTGCGGCCACGTCCACGGACGCCACGACTGGGGCCAGAGATCCGAGGGGGTGGAGATGCCAGGAGAGGGCGAGGTATCCACGACCCGGCGGGAATGTCCCCTGTGCAGGACGGTGGGTCCCTACGTGCCCCTGTGGCTGGGCTGTGAGCCCGCCGTGTACGTGGACGCTGGAGCTCCCACCCACGCTTTTGTGCCGTGCGGCCACGTCTGCTCGGAGAGGACAGCCAGGTACTGGGCCGAGACCCCGCTCCCCCACGGGACGCACGCCTTCAGACCCGTCTGCCCCTTCTGCTCCAGCGCACTAAGCACGCCCGGCTGGACGCGGCTTATCTTCCAGGGCCCCATCGACTAG
- the LOC134876908 gene encoding E3 ubiquitin-protein ligase pellino homolog 2 isoform X2: MNSPKKDGDDDVPVKDPVKYGELVILGYNGSLPTGDRGRRKSRFALYRRAKANGVKPSAVHILNTPQDTKAVHSRGQHSISFTLSRNQTVVVEYCHDNSTDMFQIGRSTESPIDFVVTDTSGGGKEGEDPSIAPSTISRFACRVVCERNPPYTARIYAAGFDSSKNIFLGEKATKWKNPDGHMDGLTTNGVLVMHPEGFPEDPKQGLWREISVCGDVYALRETRSGPSRGKLAEGESSALRDGSLVDLCGATLLWRTGEGLMRAPTLRHLEALRQELNASRPQCPVGLSTLAFPSLPRSHSLEERQPWVYLTCGHVHGRHDWGQRSEGVEMPGEGEVSTTRRECPLCRTVGPYVPLWLGCEPAVYVDAGAPTHAFVPCGHVCSERTARYWAETPLPHGTHAFRPVCPFCSSALSTPGWTRLIFQGPID; encoded by the exons ATGAATTCACCGAAAAAAGACGGAGATGATGATGTGCCCGTTAAAGACCCGGTAAAATACGGCGAATTGGTCATTTTGGG GTACAATGGCTCTCTACCGACCGGAGACCGCGGGCGCAGAAAGAGCCGCTTTGCTCTGTACCGAAGGGCCAAGGCCAACGGTGTCAAACCCAGCGCTGTGCACATCCTCAACACCCCACAGGACACTAAG GCTGTCCACAGCAGGGGGCAGCACAGTATCTCTTTCACGCTGTCCCGTAACCAGACAGTGGTGGTGGAGTACTGCCATGACAACAGCACAGACATGTTCCAG ATTGGACGCTCCACAGAAAGTCCCATTGACTTTGTGGTGAcagacacctcaggaggggggaaggagggggaggacCCCTCCATCGCTCCCAGCACCATCTCACGCTTTGCCTGTAGAGTAGTGTGTGAACGCAACCCACCTTACACCGCACGAATCTACGCCGCCGGCTTTGACTCCTCCAAAAATATCTTCTTAGGG GAGAAAGCAACCAAATGGAAAAACCCTGATGGGCATATGGACGGCCTGACTACCAATGGGGTGCTGGTGATGCACCCAGAGGGGTTTCCAGAGGACCCTAAGCAGGGCCTGTGGAGGGAGATCTCCGTGTGCGGGGATGTCTACGCCCTGCGGGAGACACGCTCTGGACCCAGCCGGGGAAAACTA GCGGAGGGCGAGAGCAGTGCGTTACGTGACGGCTCTCTGGTGGACCTGTGTGGTGCCACCCTGCTGTGGCGTACCGGTGAGGGGCTCATGCGGGCCCCCACCCTCCGTCACCTGGAAGCCCTTCGCCAGGAGCTCAATGCGTCCCGGCCCCAGTGTCCTGTAGGCCTCAGCACACTGGCCTTCCCCAGCCTGCCACGCAGCCACAG CCTTGAAGAGCGTCAGCCCTGGGTCTACCTCACCTGCGGCCACGTCCACGGACGCCACGACTGGGGCCAGAGATCCGAGGGGGTGGAGATGCCAGGAGAGGGCGAGGTATCCACGACCCGGCGGGAATGTCCCCTGTGCAGGACGGTGGGTCCCTACGTGCCCCTGTGGCTGGGCTGTGAGCCCGCCGTGTACGTGGACGCTGGAGCTCCCACCCACGCTTTTGTGCCGTGCGGCCACGTCTGCTCGGAGAGGACAGCCAGGTACTGGGCCGAGACCCCGCTCCCCCACGGGACGCACGCCTTCAGACCCGTCTGCCCCTTCTGCTCCAGCGCACTAAGCACGCCCGGCTGGACGCGGCTTATCTTCCAGGGCCCCATCGACTAG